The sequence AATGTGTCGACCGTCGGTGAGAGACCACCGTGAAGGCAGAAGATGTCGTTCTCGACCAACGCTGTCAGGGGCAGGTAGTCGAACAGGTCCGTGAAGATCGTCCATACGTTGGCGCTACCGTACTTGCGAATGCACTCATCGTAGAAGCCATACACCTGCGTGATCTGGCGCGACTCGTGGTTGCCGCGGAGAAGATGTAGTCGCTGGGGGTATCGCAGCTTGtagaggagaagcagcgtcACCGTCTCGACGCTGTAGTAGCCGCGGTCCACGTAGTCGCCCATGAACAGGTAGTTCGTGTCCGGCGGCAACCCGCCAATCTTGAAAAGCTCCAGCAAGTCGTGAAACTGGCCATGCACGTCGCCGCACACCGTGACTGGCGCTCTCACCGCGTGCACGTtgttctccttctccagcacctccttcacCTTCTCGCACAGACGCGCCACCTGCTGTTCGCTGAGCGGCTTGCATTGTATGACGTAATTAATCATCTCATCCAAGTCGAGGGCACTGCTGGACCCCACCGCCGATCCGTCGCCGGCCGTCGTCATGGTGCAGATGAAGTCGCTGGCGATGTTGGGGTTCGCAGTCGAAGTTTCACTTCTGATATCCCCGTCAAGGCGTCGGTTCCTTCCCTCGAGGTGGAAGCGATGCCTGTCGCTGTAAATAAGCGGGTGCGCGTCTAggacggaggggaggggggtcagAGAGTGGAGCGCGcaaagagggggaaggaaaCGGCGGCGCACGGAGCGGAGTGCGACAAATGGCTGAAAGAGAGGTCGAAAGCACACGCCAAATCGGGCGTACGCTGAGAGAGCAAGACAGTGCGAGACAGAGAGCaagcgccacacacacacacacacacacacatatatatatatatatacgtgtgcgcgtgcacgtcggAGTaggcgtgtgtctctctctggaTGGCGAGaccaacagcaacaacgatGTTTTCAGAAACGTCAAGACGCACTTTACCCATTCAGGTGGGTCGTTCGCACCGGAGGACgaagagtgagagagggaggcggcacAGAGAGTGTGAGAAAGGGGGACAGAGgcagggagaaagagagggcagTCGCGCGATGCATGTCCTCCGAGCGAGTGCACGGGCCcgtgaggaagaggaggagggggcgcgcaGGGATACCACTGtcgagaaagaggagaaacgGGGAGGGGTGCACTCTGCACCATGTCAAGCGCCTTCCGAATCGAATCGTTGGGCGCTTAGCACTGCATCGTCCCCTACCTCTCGGCAGGCTGTCGTTTCCTTGAAAAGCGAAGGCTGCGCTGCTGACCCGTGCCTAagctcccctctcttctcttcggtgtgcatgtgtgtgtgtgtgtgtgtgtgggtgggtgctTCACTTCTCTAAGCTGACCGAGCAGCCTGCACTCGTGTGCGTACATGAATACGCCCTTTCCTTCCTTAGCgtgagagggaagggggcgaggggggTGTTGCACGCAGCCCATTAAGCGAGTCGGCACATTCGTCCCAGTCGGCCCGACCTctttggggaggggggggtgcggcCGAGCCGCTTACACCGAGGGCCATACCGGGATGGCACAGAGCGCGCCTTTTTCATACAAGGGCGtgtcggcgcgcgcgcaccgcctgcgcttGTGCATGCACGGACGAGAGTGCGGAGCCACCCGCCCTTCCGACCCAGCTTCCCG is a genomic window of Leishmania donovani BPK282A1 complete genome, chromosome 25 containing:
- a CDS encoding serine/threonine protein phosphatase, putative, whose amino-acid sequence is MTTAGDGSAVGSSSALDLDEMINYVIQCKPLSEQQVARLCEKVKEVLEKENNVHAVRAPVTVCGDVHGQFHDLLELFKIGGLPPDTNYLFMGDYVDRGYYSVETVTLLLLYKLRYPQRLHLLRGNHESRQITQVYGFYDECIRKYGSANVWTIFTDLFDYLPLTALVENDIFCLHGGLSPTVDTFSHIRNLDRVQEVPHEGPMCDLLWSDPDDRDGWGISPRGAGFTFGQGVTEGFCHNNKIKTIARAHQLVMDGYSWTHQDQLVTIFSAPNYCYRCGNLAGLLELDEHMNKCFFQFDPAPRRGEAQVSKKTPDYFL